The following proteins are co-located in the Spinactinospora alkalitolerans genome:
- a CDS encoding IclR family transcriptional regulator translates to MATSDQQAHGGAIEVLAIMNALVSRAPQGWGVRELADHLGSSRSTVNRALASLAEHRLAGQASGGLYTVGPRLRVLSAALRHRHPLFAAAGPLLDGLRDATQATAVLSVSTPDPSRCTVLLCREPMVPVRYTLRPGTQLPSYAGAAGLAILTRLGTAALPPKLDPPTPSSPRTPDGVAELLTAAERRGGVVSIGKHIPDAAGVAQGFRVNQGMAGSISVSRPRVEFDDAQVDDTLALISQTIGELTAALAHGRRQARALVPFHSGPEPTLIGRITRLITCLCAVPTAVTTAADLAAAVGARSVATERLVRAAEASGLLSWDDDAALAAGPLLLGWAAALAAGAEAELDLADLAAEELARLAADTGETVGLATFDGSRARLVATVPGREAIRYVLETGVEVPLHAGAIGKSILAYVPELLESIELVPLTERTQVDKAGLRAELARIAARGWAIGEGERISEAYGIAAPFFIDRRIRGAVTVTVPRHRMDPDRSDQTARVVRQAASRLTSLFSTEPVAHVR, encoded by the coding sequence ATGGCTACCTCCGACCAGCAGGCCCACGGGGGCGCGATCGAGGTACTGGCCATCATGAACGCCCTGGTCAGCCGGGCACCGCAGGGCTGGGGCGTGCGCGAACTCGCTGATCACTTGGGCTCCAGCCGGAGCACGGTCAACCGCGCGCTGGCGAGCTTGGCCGAGCACCGCCTGGCCGGACAGGCATCCGGCGGCCTGTACACGGTGGGCCCTCGTCTCCGCGTGCTCAGCGCGGCACTGCGCCACAGGCATCCACTCTTCGCCGCCGCCGGTCCGCTTCTGGACGGGCTCCGAGACGCCACACAGGCCACCGCCGTCCTCTCGGTCTCCACACCCGACCCCAGCCGATGCACGGTGCTGCTGTGCCGGGAACCTATGGTCCCGGTGCGGTACACGCTGCGGCCGGGCACCCAACTGCCCAGCTATGCCGGTGCTGCGGGTCTGGCGATCCTCACCCGACTAGGAACGGCTGCGCTGCCGCCCAAGCTCGATCCGCCCACGCCGTCGTCGCCGAGAACCCCGGACGGTGTTGCCGAACTGTTGACGGCAGCCGAACGGCGGGGCGGTGTTGTGAGCATCGGCAAGCACATTCCCGATGCGGCCGGAGTCGCGCAGGGATTCCGCGTCAACCAGGGCATGGCCGGCTCCATCTCCGTCTCCCGCCCTCGAGTCGAGTTCGACGACGCCCAGGTGGACGACACACTTGCCCTTATCTCGCAGACGATCGGAGAACTCACCGCGGCTCTGGCTCACGGGAGACGACAGGCTCGCGCCCTGGTGCCCTTCCACTCGGGGCCGGAACCCACGCTGATCGGCAGGATCACGCGCCTCATCACCTGTCTGTGCGCGGTGCCGACGGCCGTGACGACAGCGGCGGATCTGGCCGCCGCGGTGGGCGCACGCTCCGTCGCCACCGAGCGGCTCGTCCGTGCGGCGGAGGCCTCCGGTCTGCTCTCGTGGGATGACGATGCCGCCCTCGCTGCCGGTCCCTTGCTGCTGGGCTGGGCCGCGGCACTGGCCGCTGGGGCCGAAGCCGAACTCGATCTCGCTGATCTGGCCGCGGAGGAGCTGGCCCGGCTGGCGGCGGACACCGGTGAGACGGTGGGCCTTGCGACCTTTGACGGAAGCCGCGCGCGTCTAGTGGCCACCGTGCCTGGAAGAGAGGCCATCAGGTACGTCCTGGAGACCGGCGTGGAGGTTCCGCTCCACGCGGGGGCCATCGGCAAATCCATCCTGGCGTATGTCCCGGAGTTGCTGGAGTCGATCGAGCTGGTTCCGCTTACCGAGCGCACCCAAGTGGACAAGGCCGGCCTGCGCGCGGAACTGGCGCGGATCGCGGCGCGGGGATGGGCCATCGGCGAGGGCGAGCGGATCTCCGAGGCATACGGAATCGCCGCGCCGTTCTTCATCGACCGGCGGATCAGGGGAGCGGTGACCGTGACGGTTCCCAGGCATCGGATGGACCCGGATCGTTCCGATCAGACAGCCCGCGTTGTCCGTCAGGCCGCGTCCAGGCTGACCAGCTTGTTCTCAACCGAGCCCGTTGCACATGTGCGCTGA